One region of Aminobacterium colombiense DSM 12261 genomic DNA includes:
- a CDS encoding glycine--tRNA ligase subunit alpha, giving the protein MNFQEIIFRLERFWAEQGCVIQQPYDIEVGAGTMNPATALRVLGPEPWKVAYVEPSRRPTDGRYGENPNRLQHYYQYQVIVQPAPENIQEIYLASLGALGIEPQEHDIRFVEDDWESPTVGAWGLGWEVWLDGMEVTQFTYFQQVGGVDMALVPAELTYGIERIAMFVQKVENVYDLAWVDNVTYGDIHHWDEVEFSHYNFEIADTDMLFKLFTMYEAEANHILAEGYVLPAYDYVLKCSHTFNLLDARNAISVTERTGYISRIRALASLCCERYAGSRKEMNYPFMNKFSR; this is encoded by the coding sequence GTGAACTTTCAAGAAATTATTTTCCGTCTCGAACGTTTTTGGGCTGAACAGGGATGTGTTATACAACAACCATATGACATAGAAGTTGGGGCTGGAACTATGAATCCCGCAACTGCTCTACGGGTACTTGGCCCCGAACCATGGAAAGTTGCATACGTTGAGCCTTCTAGAAGACCTACAGACGGACGTTACGGTGAAAATCCCAATAGGTTGCAGCATTATTATCAGTATCAGGTTATTGTTCAACCAGCGCCTGAAAACATTCAGGAGATCTATCTTGCCAGCCTTGGTGCCCTAGGCATAGAGCCCCAAGAACATGATATCCGTTTTGTTGAAGACGATTGGGAATCTCCAACCGTAGGGGCCTGGGGGCTGGGCTGGGAAGTTTGGCTTGATGGAATGGAAGTGACTCAGTTTACCTATTTTCAGCAGGTTGGTGGTGTAGATATGGCTCTGGTTCCTGCGGAGCTGACCTATGGCATTGAGCGTATAGCCATGTTCGTACAGAAAGTGGAGAATGTATATGATCTTGCCTGGGTTGATAATGTAACATACGGAGATATTCACCATTGGGATGAAGTGGAGTTTTCTCACTATAATTTTGAAATAGCAGACACGGATATGCTTTTTAAACTTTTTACCATGTATGAAGCGGAGGCGAATCATATCCTTGCTGAAGGGTATGTACTTCCTGCTTATGATTATGTACTGAAGTGTTCCCACACTTTCAATCTTCTGGATGCAAGGAATGCTATTAGTGTAACGGAACGAACAGGCTACATCTCCCGTATTCGGGCCCTTGCGAGTCTTTGCTGTGAAAGATATGCGGGAAGCCGCAAAGAGATGAACTATCCTTTTATGAATAAATTTTCTCGCTAG
- the era gene encoding GTPase Era: MREAAMNFKFGVVPIVGRPNVGKSSLLNNILAYKVSIVSEKPQTTRNAIHGIYNEPEMQIVFTDTPGIHRPRHKLGEALVKAAVRSLENADLILYVVEVDDISISPEDDRIIEILQEVSTPIFLVVNKIDQVQQSERRLMAVASLFKEKLPIVGALGVSAKKGYNIDKLVQILKDKLPAGFPWYDEEILTDRPERFLAGEIIREKVLLLTHEEVPHSVAVEVEEYKSPDEYPERDVLYIRANLVVEREGQKTILIGKKGSKIKKIGSLARSDIETMTGHRVFLDLWIKVRPAWRKSEGELWRMGYIER, encoded by the coding sequence ATGAGAGAAGCTGCAATGAACTTTAAGTTTGGAGTGGTGCCCATTGTCGGGCGCCCCAATGTAGGGAAATCATCGTTGCTTAACAATATTCTTGCTTACAAGGTGTCTATTGTCTCGGAGAAACCGCAGACGACGAGAAATGCTATTCATGGCATATATAATGAGCCTGAAATGCAGATAGTTTTTACAGATACTCCAGGGATCCATAGGCCTCGTCACAAGCTGGGCGAAGCCCTTGTAAAGGCTGCCGTTCGTTCCCTAGAAAATGCAGACCTTATCCTGTATGTGGTAGAAGTTGATGACATCTCAATTTCGCCGGAAGACGATAGGATCATCGAGATACTCCAAGAAGTTTCCACCCCAATTTTCCTTGTAGTTAATAAAATAGACCAGGTCCAGCAAAGTGAAAGAAGACTTATGGCCGTAGCGTCTCTTTTTAAAGAAAAGTTGCCTATAGTTGGTGCCTTAGGTGTTTCAGCTAAGAAAGGTTACAATATAGACAAACTTGTACAAATTCTTAAAGATAAACTCCCGGCCGGGTTCCCATGGTACGATGAAGAAATTCTTACTGACCGTCCGGAACGTTTTTTAGCGGGTGAGATTATACGGGAAAAGGTATTGCTGCTTACCCATGAAGAGGTCCCTCATAGTGTTGCTGTAGAAGTGGAAGAATACAAAAGTCCAGACGAATATCCAGAAAGGGACGTTCTTTATATTCGTGCCAATCTTGTTGTAGAAAGAGAAGGGCAGAAGACTATCCTTATAGGGAAAAAGGGGAGTAAAATAAAAAAAATTGGAAGCTTAGCCCGTTCTGATATAGAAACAATGACGGGTCATAGGGTTTTTCTTGACCTTTGGATAAAGGTTAGGCCAGCTTGGCGTAAATCTGAAGGTGAGCTTTGGAGAATGGGGTATATAGAAAGGTGA
- the recO gene encoding DNA repair protein RecO: MDFLTQGLFRSSGVVLRRRISAEGDISLHLFLKGVGPVWVQAPGSARGRGRFGGATEPLTWGSFNLYKGPKHLYLKTIDVKDDMWTLRLDPEKLHSALEWNRMVSRYTCSGVAEDDVLILLYWTMRSLCEGANPLFLSWRLLWRWLYIRGEAPDLSKCEQCGVALKDAVYWSDSGFLCQNCSSNGGSSMIASKELRLLQAAAMLPRRNLISFSSQGAPSDGTEKAFWKTQIGRLKMILDRSC; the protein is encoded by the coding sequence GTGGATTTTTTAACCCAAGGACTTTTTCGCAGTTCTGGAGTGGTGCTGCGTCGTAGGATTAGCGCAGAAGGCGATATCTCCCTACACCTTTTCCTCAAAGGAGTTGGCCCCGTATGGGTCCAGGCACCAGGGTCCGCTCGTGGAAGGGGTCGGTTTGGTGGCGCGACAGAACCATTGACATGGGGGTCATTTAATCTTTATAAAGGGCCTAAACATCTTTATTTAAAGACCATAGATGTGAAAGATGACATGTGGACGTTACGCCTTGATCCTGAAAAGCTTCATTCAGCTTTGGAATGGAATAGAATGGTTTCTCGCTACACCTGTTCCGGCGTGGCTGAAGATGATGTTTTGATTCTTTTGTATTGGACTATGCGTTCTTTGTGCGAGGGTGCCAATCCACTATTTCTTTCTTGGCGGCTGCTGTGGAGGTGGCTTTATATACGTGGAGAGGCTCCTGATCTATCAAAATGTGAACAGTGTGGAGTTGCTTTAAAAGACGCTGTTTATTGGTCTGATTCAGGGTTTCTTTGCCAAAACTGTAGTTCAAACGGGGGCAGTTCAATGATTGCTTCGAAAGAGCTGAGACTTCTTCAGGCGGCGGCCATGCTGCCCCGCCGAAATCTTATTTCTTTTTCTTCTCAAGGAGCTCCTTCAGATGGTACAGAGAAAGCTTTCTGGAAAACGCAGATTGGACGTTTAAAGATGATTCTTGACAGAAGTTGTTAA